Proteins found in one Herbiconiux sp. A18JL235 genomic segment:
- a CDS encoding phospholipase, translating to MHDQHDARPETRTDSPDTGAPREVLAGYTGLLPVITDTGAIITLPTATEPPRPATRRELRRHRRSRSRAVVAPVAGIAAAGLLVTLAGFAHPSIANAATPTGVIASTVATAPPVAAATAKAPSDPLFTRTADRADERAAVTLAEANTVLQAAKGKVDTQTLVSSVAALANYRYLDTTTVQSLTNTATTATSAAKAQVAAVDKAAADAAAAEAAAAAAAAAAEAERLAAANTPDGARAVAADMAAEQYGWGADQFQCLDSLWTKESGWRYQAENASSGAYGIPQSLPGSKMASIADDWATNAVTQISWGLGYIARGYGTPCSAWSHSQSVNWY from the coding sequence ATGCACGATCAGCACGACGCACGACCCGAGACCCGCACCGACTCGCCCGACACCGGCGCCCCCCGCGAAGTCCTCGCCGGCTACACCGGCCTCCTGCCCGTGATCACCGACACGGGCGCGATCATCACCCTCCCCACGGCGACCGAGCCGCCGCGCCCCGCCACGCGGCGGGAGCTCAGGCGACACCGTCGCTCGCGCTCGCGGGCGGTGGTCGCCCCGGTGGCAGGCATCGCCGCCGCGGGCCTGCTGGTGACGCTCGCCGGGTTCGCGCATCCGTCGATCGCGAACGCCGCGACCCCCACCGGCGTCATCGCCTCGACCGTCGCCACTGCGCCCCCCGTCGCCGCTGCGACAGCGAAGGCCCCGTCTGACCCTCTGTTCACCCGCACCGCCGATCGCGCCGACGAGCGCGCCGCGGTCACCCTCGCCGAAGCCAACACGGTGCTGCAGGCGGCGAAGGGCAAGGTCGACACGCAGACCCTGGTGTCGAGCGTCGCGGCACTCGCGAACTACCGCTACCTCGACACCACCACCGTGCAGAGCCTCACCAACACCGCGACCACGGCGACCAGCGCCGCCAAGGCCCAGGTGGCGGCTGTCGACAAGGCGGCAGCCGACGCCGCGGCCGCGGAGGCCGCTGCGGCCGCCGCCGCCGCAGCGGCAGAGGCCGAGCGCCTCGCTGCCGCCAACACCCCCGACGGTGCCCGCGCCGTCGCCGCCGACATGGCGGCAGAGCAGTACGGCTGGGGCGCCGACCAGTTCCAGTGCCTCGACTCGCTCTGGACCAAGGAGTCGGGCTGGCGCTACCAGGCCGAGAACGCCTCGAGCGGTGCCTACGGCATCCCTCAGTCGCTCCCCGGCAGCAAGATGGCCTCGATCGCCGACGACTGGGCGACGAACGCCGTCACCCAGATCTCGTGGGGGCTCGGCTACATCGCCCGCGGGTACGGCACGCCCTGCTCGGCATGGTCGCACTCGCAGTCGGTCAACTGGTACTGA
- a CDS encoding MSMEG_6728 family protein: MQTFLPFASFAGSAAVLDRARLGKQRVEALQVLRALTVPGYGWRNHPAARMWRGFLPALTKYSLVTCDEWIARGHADTVRPQVLAFAPEVDALDESALELPPWFGDEEFHRSHRSNLLRKDPEFYTPVFPGTPADLPYVWPQDPTL; the protein is encoded by the coding sequence ATGCAGACGTTCCTCCCCTTCGCCTCGTTCGCCGGGAGCGCCGCCGTGCTCGACCGGGCGCGGCTCGGCAAGCAGCGGGTGGAGGCGTTGCAGGTGCTGCGGGCGCTCACCGTGCCGGGCTACGGCTGGCGCAACCACCCCGCGGCGCGCATGTGGCGCGGCTTCCTCCCGGCGCTCACGAAGTACTCACTCGTCACCTGCGACGAGTGGATCGCCCGGGGTCACGCCGACACCGTGCGTCCCCAGGTGCTCGCCTTCGCCCCCGAGGTCGACGCCCTCGACGAGTCGGCGCTCGAGCTGCCGCCCTGGTTCGGCGACGAGGAGTTCCACCGCAGTCACCGTTCCAACCTGCTGCGCAAAGACCCGGAGTTCTACACCCCTGTGTTTCCCGGCACACCCGCCGATCTTCCCTACGTCTGGCCGCAAGACCCGACCCTCTGA
- a CDS encoding NAD(P)H-hydrate epimerase gives MRIGYTAQQVRDAEASHLAAGEPLMERASHGLAVRIRELIEARERTLGTLAAPGGRVLLLVGSGDNGGDALFAGAELAAGGSEVLAVLTGDHAHEQGLAAARDAGVHVMAHDPGMVAESVAILWNGSTVRDHDEVPDVIVDGIVGTGASAGLRGRAHEIVEAPDVIVDGIVGTGASAGLRGRAHEIVEALLPQVLPGGGPQETGAGRELAGAGVLEPAVTSALLSVAPAERVPAVVAVDLPSGIDPDTGETADDVVLPASLTITFGGVKAGLLRGRGAELAGEIVLVPIGIEDDLAALSPAIVLA, from the coding sequence ATGCGCATCGGTTACACCGCCCAGCAGGTTCGCGACGCCGAGGCGTCCCATCTCGCCGCGGGCGAGCCGCTCATGGAGCGCGCCTCGCACGGATTGGCGGTGCGCATCCGGGAGCTCATCGAGGCGCGCGAGCGCACCCTCGGAACCCTTGCGGCCCCCGGTGGCCGCGTGCTGCTGCTCGTCGGCTCGGGCGACAACGGCGGCGACGCGCTCTTCGCCGGCGCCGAGCTCGCGGCCGGAGGCTCGGAGGTGCTCGCGGTGCTCACGGGCGACCACGCCCACGAGCAGGGACTCGCCGCCGCGCGGGATGCCGGGGTGCACGTGATGGCCCACGACCCCGGAATGGTCGCAGAGAGTGTCGCCATTTTGTGGAATGGGAGCACTGTGCGCGACCACGACGAGGTGCCCGACGTGATCGTCGACGGCATCGTGGGGACGGGCGCCTCGGCGGGCCTGCGCGGCAGGGCGCACGAGATCGTCGAGGCGCCCGACGTGATCGTCGACGGCATCGTGGGGACGGGCGCCTCGGCGGGCCTGCGCGGCAGGGCGCACGAGATCGTCGAGGCGCTGCTGCCGCAGGTGCTCCCGGGCGGCGGACCTCAGGAGACCGGGGCGGGGCGTGAGCTCGCCGGCGCCGGCGTGCTCGAGCCCGCCGTCACCTCGGCATTGCTCTCGGTGGCGCCGGCCGAGCGGGTTCCGGCGGTGGTCGCCGTCGACCTGCCGAGCGGCATCGACCCCGACACCGGCGAGACCGCCGACGACGTCGTGCTGCCGGCCTCGCTCACGATCACCTTCGGCGGCGTGAAGGCAGGCCTCCTGCGCGGGCGTGGCGCCGAGCTGGCAGGCGAGATCGTGCTGGTACCCATCGGGATCGAAGACGACCTCGCCGCCCTCAGCCCCGCGATCGTGCTGGCCTAG
- a CDS encoding cation:proton antiporter, giving the protein MHQTTLILIEVGALLLGMSLLGRLALRIGISPIPFYLVVGLLFGEGGFVPFDASEDFFEVGSEIGVILLLALLGLEYTAQELFANLRQSKAAGLLDAALNAVPGALVALVLGWGPVAAVALAGITWVSSSGVVAKVLRDLGRLSNRETPVVLAILVIEDLAMAFYLPILAALVVGVSLLQGAVAVAVAVAVVAVILFVALRFGSVISRIFTPEHPEPLLLGVLGLTMLVAGLAAEVNVSSAVGAFLVGIALSGRVAHQASQVLTPLRDLFAAVFFVFFGLATDARELLSMLVPAALLAALTLATKTATGYLAARRNGIGVPGRWRAGLALTPRGEFSIVIAGLAVGAGVEPRLAPLATAYVLITVVVGPFLARIPDSAWFKQAVRRQRLASRA; this is encoded by the coding sequence ATGCACCAGACGACGCTGATCCTGATCGAGGTCGGCGCTCTGCTGCTCGGAATGAGTCTGCTCGGTCGTCTGGCTCTGCGCATCGGCATCTCGCCCATCCCGTTCTACCTCGTCGTCGGCCTGCTCTTCGGCGAGGGTGGATTCGTCCCCTTCGACGCCAGCGAGGACTTCTTCGAGGTGGGCTCGGAGATCGGCGTCATCCTCCTGCTCGCCCTGCTCGGTCTCGAGTACACCGCCCAGGAGCTGTTCGCGAACCTCAGGCAGTCGAAGGCGGCGGGCCTTCTCGACGCGGCGCTGAACGCCGTTCCGGGCGCGCTCGTCGCACTCGTGCTCGGCTGGGGCCCGGTGGCGGCGGTGGCGCTGGCCGGCATCACCTGGGTGTCGTCGTCGGGGGTCGTGGCGAAGGTGCTGCGCGACCTCGGGCGACTCAGCAACCGGGAGACCCCGGTGGTGCTGGCCATCCTCGTCATCGAAGATCTCGCCATGGCGTTCTACCTGCCCATCCTGGCCGCGCTCGTGGTGGGGGTGAGCCTCCTCCAGGGAGCGGTCGCGGTGGCCGTCGCCGTGGCGGTGGTGGCCGTCATCCTGTTCGTGGCGCTGCGCTTCGGCAGCGTCATCTCGCGCATCTTCACCCCCGAGCATCCCGAGCCGCTGCTGCTCGGCGTGCTCGGCCTCACCATGCTCGTCGCCGGGCTCGCCGCCGAGGTCAACGTCTCGTCGGCGGTGGGCGCGTTCCTCGTGGGCATCGCTCTCTCCGGCCGCGTCGCGCATCAGGCGAGCCAGGTGCTCACTCCGCTGCGCGACCTGTTCGCCGCGGTGTTCTTCGTGTTCTTCGGGTTGGCGACGGATGCGCGGGAACTGCTCTCGATGCTCGTTCCCGCTGCTCTGCTGGCCGCCTTGACCCTGGCCACCAAGACCGCGACCGGGTATCTCGCCGCCCGCCGCAACGGCATCGGGGTGCCCGGGCGCTGGCGCGCGGGCCTCGCCCTCACACCACGCGGCGAGTTCTCCATCGTCATCGCCGGACTCGCGGTGGGCGCCGGGGTGGAGCCGCGGCTCGCACCACTCGCCACGGCCTACGTGCTCATCACCGTGGTCGTGGGGCCCTTCCTCGCGCGCATTCCCGATTCGGCATGGTTCAAGCAGGCGGTGCGGCGGCAGCGGCTCGCGTCTCGGGCCTGA
- a CDS encoding cation:proton antiporter regulatory subunit: MSVRIEKVDLPGIGVRHDLLTESGRRLSVVSHRDGERDLALFDVDDPDSSSDSVPLSDDEAAALADLLGSSVTMSRLTSLAGDAAGLYTEQLSLPTDSPYLNRPLGDTKARTRTRVSIVAIVRGVTVIPSPTPAEVLRPGDVIVAVGIREGLDHLARIVADGPD; encoded by the coding sequence GTGAGCGTGCGCATCGAGAAGGTCGACCTGCCGGGGATCGGCGTGCGGCACGACCTGCTGACCGAGAGCGGCCGGCGGCTGAGCGTGGTGTCGCACCGCGACGGCGAGCGCGATCTCGCCCTGTTCGACGTCGACGACCCCGATTCGTCGAGCGACTCCGTCCCGTTGAGCGACGACGAGGCGGCGGCGCTCGCCGACCTGCTCGGCAGCTCGGTGACGATGTCGCGGCTCACCAGTCTCGCCGGCGACGCCGCGGGGCTGTACACCGAGCAGCTGTCGCTGCCGACCGACTCGCCCTACCTCAACCGCCCGCTCGGCGACACGAAGGCGCGCACCCGCACGCGGGTGTCGATCGTGGCGATCGTGCGCGGCGTCACGGTCATCCCGTCGCCGACTCCCGCCGAGGTGCTCCGGCCGGGCGACGTCATCGTCGCCGTCGGCATCAGGGAGGGCCTCGACCACCTGGCGCGCATCGTGGCCGACGGGCCGGACTGA
- a CDS encoding AI-2E family transporter, which yields MAADTPPQPSLRSLLTDRLGHLSIRSLQITVVLVLAVGIVFALVQLKLVVIPVLIALILASAVHPVMAWLRRRGLSSMVATWITLLTALVMVGGVITLIVFAVRGQWSALGDSAAQGIDDLHGFVSGLPFEIDQAQIDGARDAVLGFLTSSQFGSGALAGVSAAGEVITGAVLMIVILFFFIKDGPAIWAFLLKPFSGHRHARGERIGRTAVGVFGGYVRGTAVIAFVDAAAIGIGLAVLGVPLALPLAIIVFIGAFIPIVGATLAGVLAALVALVANGPVVALIVVGIVIAVNQLEGNFLQPVVMAQSLKLHPLVILVALTAGTILGGIIGAVLSVPIAAVAWSIVKVWDKEAPPPETREQRTARKRREKQQKSAQKARQARTQPPAAIRP from the coding sequence ATGGCCGCCGACACCCCACCGCAACCCTCGCTGCGTTCCCTGCTGACCGACCGGCTCGGCCACCTGAGCATCCGGAGCCTGCAGATCACCGTCGTGCTCGTGCTCGCGGTGGGCATCGTGTTCGCGCTGGTGCAGCTGAAGCTCGTGGTCATCCCGGTGCTGATCGCCCTCATCCTCGCCTCGGCCGTGCACCCCGTGATGGCGTGGCTGCGGCGGCGCGGCCTCTCGTCGATGGTCGCCACCTGGATCACCCTGCTGACGGCGCTGGTGATGGTAGGCGGGGTGATCACCCTCATCGTGTTCGCCGTGCGCGGGCAATGGAGCGCGCTCGGAGACTCCGCCGCCCAGGGCATCGACGACCTGCACGGGTTCGTGTCCGGGCTGCCGTTCGAGATCGATCAGGCGCAGATCGACGGGGCTCGCGACGCGGTGCTCGGCTTCCTCACCAGCAGCCAGTTCGGCTCGGGCGCTCTCGCCGGGGTCTCCGCGGCCGGCGAGGTCATCACGGGTGCGGTGCTGATGATCGTCATCCTGTTCTTCTTCATCAAAGACGGACCCGCCATCTGGGCGTTCCTGCTGAAGCCCTTCAGCGGGCACCGGCACGCGCGCGGCGAGCGCATCGGCCGCACCGCGGTGGGCGTGTTCGGCGGCTACGTGCGCGGCACCGCCGTGATCGCCTTCGTCGACGCCGCCGCCATCGGCATCGGGCTCGCGGTGCTGGGCGTGCCGCTGGCGCTCCCGCTGGCCATCATCGTGTTCATCGGCGCGTTCATCCCGATCGTCGGCGCCACCCTCGCCGGCGTGCTGGCGGCGCTCGTCGCCCTCGTCGCGAACGGCCCGGTGGTCGCGCTCATCGTCGTGGGCATCGTGATCGCGGTGAATCAGCTCGAGGGCAACTTCCTGCAGCCGGTGGTGATGGCGCAGTCACTGAAGCTGCACCCGCTCGTCATCCTGGTGGCGCTGACCGCGGGCACCATCCTCGGGGGGATCATCGGCGCCGTGCTGTCGGTGCCGATCGCCGCCGTCGCGTGGTCGATCGTGAAGGTATGGGACAAGGAGGCGCCGCCGCCCGAGACCCGCGAGCAGCGTACGGCGCGCAAGCGTCGCGAGAAACAGCAGAAGAGCGCGCAGAAGGCGCGGCAGGCTCGCACGCAGCCGCCGGCCGCGATTCGTCCGTAG
- a CDS encoding ATP-dependent DNA ligase: MTHPQLPSPMLAKAVDTVPDPSRVDGGLSYEPKWDGFRGIVSFDGETVEIGSRGSKPLTRYFPELTTALAELLPAPCVLDGEVVVAIGEPGAQRLDWEALSQRIHPAASRVAKLAAETPALFVAFDLLSLIGDELLDRPFGERRAALEGFASDLPAPLHVTRTTRDVDMARRWLDEFEGAGLDGVVAKPLAASYAPGKRTLFKIKHHRTADVVVLGYRVHKSGSGVGSLLVGLYDETDAGDGEGASARLLGVGGISAFSDKRRQELVDELAPLVERDESGDAVLGEGERNRFSSSKDTSFVRVRPERVVEVRYDQMEGARFRHTVQFERWRPDRGPRSCTFEQLDLPTAYDLGDVLV, from the coding sequence ATGACGCATCCGCAGCTGCCCTCCCCGATGCTGGCCAAAGCCGTCGACACCGTGCCCGACCCTTCCAGGGTCGACGGCGGGCTGTCGTACGAGCCCAAGTGGGACGGTTTCCGCGGCATCGTCTCGTTCGACGGCGAGACGGTCGAGATCGGCAGCCGTGGATCGAAGCCGCTCACCCGCTACTTCCCCGAGCTCACCACGGCCCTCGCCGAGCTGCTCCCCGCACCCTGTGTGCTCGATGGCGAAGTGGTGGTGGCCATCGGTGAGCCGGGCGCGCAGCGGCTCGACTGGGAGGCGTTGTCACAGCGCATCCACCCGGCTGCCTCCCGCGTGGCGAAGCTGGCCGCCGAGACCCCGGCCCTGTTCGTCGCCTTCGATCTGCTCTCCCTGATCGGCGACGAGCTGCTCGACCGGCCCTTCGGCGAGCGTCGCGCCGCCCTCGAGGGGTTCGCGAGCGACCTGCCCGCGCCCCTGCACGTCACCCGCACGACGCGCGACGTCGACATGGCGCGGCGCTGGCTCGACGAGTTCGAGGGCGCGGGACTCGACGGGGTCGTCGCGAAGCCTCTCGCGGCCTCCTACGCCCCGGGCAAGCGCACGCTGTTCAAGATCAAGCACCACCGCACCGCCGACGTCGTGGTGCTCGGCTACCGGGTGCACAAGAGCGGCTCGGGGGTGGGCTCGCTGCTCGTGGGCCTCTATGACGAGACGGATGCGGGCGACGGCGAGGGCGCATCCGCTCGGCTGCTCGGCGTGGGCGGCATCTCCGCGTTCAGCGACAAGCGCCGGCAGGAGCTCGTCGACGAGCTGGCTCCGCTCGTCGAACGCGACGAGAGCGGCGACGCGGTACTCGGCGAGGGCGAGCGCAACCGCTTCTCGTCGTCGAAGGACACCTCGTTCGTGAGGGTGCGCCCCGAGCGCGTGGTCGAGGTGCGGTACGACCAGATGGAGGGGGCGCGGTTCAGGCACACCGTGCAGTTCGAGCGGTGGCGGCCCGATCGCGGCCCGCGCTCGTGCACCTTCGAGCAGCTCGACCTGCCGACGGCCTACGACCTCGGCGACGTGCTGGTCTGA
- the ligD gene encoding non-homologous end-joining DNA ligase translates to MASEATTVQVEGPEGVVREMRVSSPSRVLWPELGITKLDLVNYLVAVGPAFVEANGDRPISLQRFPDGVDGEWFFSKNPPRGAPDFVRAVTVTYPSARAHPQLVIDEPAAAVWAAQMNTVVFHPWASRAETSDFPDQLRIDLDPQPGTDFADAVPAAFELRKVLAEAGLEAFVKTSGNRGLHVFAPIEPTAEFLDVRHAVIAAARELERRMPEQITTNWWKEERGERIFVDFNQANRDRTMAGAYSPRALPTATVSTPVTWDELETVDPAAFTVLTVPDRLATTGDPWAGMGAKPGTVDTLLAWWARDLESGLGELPFPPDYPKMPDEPPRVQPSRARKTEE, encoded by the coding sequence ATGGCGAGCGAGGCGACGACGGTTCAGGTCGAGGGTCCCGAGGGTGTGGTGCGGGAGATGCGGGTGTCGAGCCCCTCGCGGGTGCTCTGGCCGGAGCTCGGCATCACGAAGCTCGACCTGGTGAACTACCTCGTCGCCGTCGGCCCCGCGTTCGTCGAGGCGAACGGCGATCGGCCCATCTCGCTGCAGCGCTTCCCCGACGGTGTCGACGGGGAGTGGTTCTTCTCGAAGAACCCGCCCCGCGGAGCCCCCGACTTCGTGCGGGCGGTGACGGTGACCTACCCGAGCGCTCGCGCGCATCCGCAGCTCGTCATCGACGAGCCGGCCGCCGCGGTGTGGGCGGCGCAGATGAACACCGTCGTGTTCCACCCCTGGGCGTCGCGGGCCGAGACCAGTGACTTCCCCGACCAGCTGCGCATCGACCTCGACCCGCAGCCTGGAACCGACTTCGCCGACGCCGTTCCTGCAGCCTTCGAGCTGCGCAAGGTGCTCGCCGAGGCCGGGCTCGAGGCCTTCGTGAAGACCTCGGGCAACCGCGGGCTGCACGTCTTCGCCCCGATCGAGCCCACGGCCGAGTTCCTCGACGTACGGCACGCCGTCATCGCCGCCGCCCGTGAGCTCGAACGGCGCATGCCCGAGCAGATCACCACGAACTGGTGGAAGGAGGAGCGCGGCGAGCGCATCTTCGTCGACTTCAACCAGGCCAATCGCGACCGCACCATGGCGGGCGCGTACAGCCCCCGCGCGCTTCCCACCGCGACGGTCTCGACCCCGGTCACCTGGGACGAGCTCGAGACCGTCGACCCCGCCGCCTTCACCGTGCTCACCGTTCCCGACCGGCTCGCCACGACGGGCGACCCGTGGGCGGGAATGGGCGCGAAGCCCGGCACCGTCGACACCCTGCTCGCATGGTGGGCCCGCGACCTCGAGTCGGGGCTCGGCGAGCTGCCGTTCCCGCCCGACTACCCCAAGATGCCGGATGAGCCGCCCCGCGTGCAGCCGAGCCGCGCCCGCAAGACCGAGGAGTAG
- a CDS encoding SPFH domain-containing protein: MFSFDSLLAVAGVGLLVVIALIVLIVLLRGIKVAKPDEAIIVTSRQKSVKPGTTPLEEDENAGQRVVFGSRVFVKPIVEAYFKLSLRSRQLNVQATAQTKDAITIKVNAVAVVKVGGSESMVRAAAQRFLNQQDQIETSTEEVLSGSVRSIVGQLTVTEIITNRQALQGQVLDAVRESLDVQGLQIDTLQIKEIDDDNGYIRDLGRAEAARVKQVAEVAESVARRTSEEARIEADQAVAEQQRKLDLRNAEIQKETDKARAEAAASRPLAEAISQQEVIAQQEITAGKRVGLRKQELDAEIRAVADAEAYSLEKKAQADAAAAVAAANAERDRRKAVAEAIEAEGVADRNRRRSAAEATEAEGVAEKNRRIAAAEALRAEGEAEANSIRVKGAAEAEATLAKAEALEERADDLLRQQIIAELPAIVRAASEPLAAIANMTVISNDGSGSTQVGENVAGQLATSMQIVRDLVGIDIAEIVTGRASGEAAGAAAGKAFAASTGAASRGTAVRASSPAPQTSAE, encoded by the coding sequence TTGTTCTCGTTCGACTCCCTCCTCGCCGTCGCCGGCGTGGGCCTGCTCGTCGTCATAGCCCTCATCGTGCTGATCGTGCTGCTACGCGGCATCAAGGTCGCCAAACCCGACGAGGCGATCATCGTCACCTCCCGGCAGAAGTCGGTGAAGCCGGGCACCACGCCGCTGGAAGAAGACGAGAACGCCGGCCAGCGCGTCGTCTTCGGCTCGCGCGTATTCGTCAAGCCCATCGTCGAGGCGTACTTCAAGCTGTCGCTGCGCAGCCGCCAGCTCAACGTGCAGGCCACCGCCCAGACGAAGGATGCGATCACCATCAAGGTGAACGCCGTCGCCGTGGTGAAGGTGGGCGGCTCGGAGTCGATGGTGCGCGCCGCCGCCCAGCGCTTCCTCAACCAGCAGGACCAGATCGAGACCTCCACCGAGGAGGTGCTCTCGGGTTCGGTGCGATCGATCGTGGGTCAGCTCACGGTGACCGAGATCATCACCAACCGCCAGGCGCTGCAGGGTCAGGTGCTCGACGCCGTGCGCGAGTCGCTCGACGTGCAGGGCCTTCAGATCGACACGCTCCAGATCAAGGAGATCGACGACGACAACGGCTACATCCGCGACCTCGGTCGTGCTGAGGCCGCCCGCGTGAAGCAGGTCGCCGAGGTCGCCGAGTCGGTGGCCCGCCGCACCTCCGAGGAGGCGCGCATCGAGGCCGACCAGGCCGTCGCCGAGCAGCAGCGCAAGCTCGACCTGCGGAACGCCGAGATCCAGAAGGAGACCGACAAGGCGCGCGCCGAGGCCGCCGCCTCGCGGCCGCTGGCCGAGGCGATCTCGCAGCAGGAGGTCATCGCGCAGCAGGAGATCACCGCCGGTAAGCGCGTCGGCCTCCGCAAGCAGGAGCTCGACGCCGAGATCCGCGCCGTCGCCGACGCCGAGGCCTACTCGCTCGAGAAGAAGGCGCAGGCCGATGCCGCAGCCGCCGTCGCTGCCGCGAACGCCGAGCGCGACCGACGCAAGGCCGTGGCCGAGGCCATCGAGGCCGAGGGTGTCGCCGACCGCAACCGTCGTCGTTCGGCGGCGGAGGCCACCGAGGCCGAGGGTGTCGCCGAGAAGAACCGCCGCATCGCCGCCGCCGAGGCACTCCGGGCCGAGGGTGAGGCAGAGGCCAACTCGATCCGCGTGAAGGGTGCAGCCGAGGCGGAGGCGACGCTCGCCAAGGCCGAGGCGCTCGAGGAGCGCGCCGACGACCTGCTGCGTCAGCAGATCATCGCCGAGCTGCCTGCCATCGTGCGTGCCGCATCCGAACCGCTCGCCGCCATCGCCAACATGACGGTGATCTCGAACGACGGCTCGGGTTCGACGCAGGTCGGCGAGAACGTCGCCGGTCAGCTCGCCACCTCGATGCAGATCGTGCGCGACCTCGTGGGCATCGACATCGCCGAGATCGTGACGGGCCGCGCCTCGGGCGAGGCCGCCGGCGCCGCCGCGGGCAAGGCGTTCGCCGCGAGCACCGGCGCCGCGTCGCGTGGCACCGCGGTGCGGGCTTCCAGCCCCGCACCGCAGACCTCGGCGGAGTAG